A single window of Nicotiana tomentosiformis chromosome 1, ASM39032v3, whole genome shotgun sequence DNA harbors:
- the LOC138908387 gene encoding lisH domain-containing protein C1711.05-like — MQGNEEKNCRNKVVDETNKSIRKEVENTRMVNDTPKEQDDGFQEVQRRKNDRKNSGIVIREPNPSKLTNENLSVSRGKKNRENTKSPTVTSKPNIQTNITISESDHHESEDPNDQKDEKLSTEEEDDTDSSEKDYESMEDNSDSDEEAEQEAQALIPKPPKNELNQAFGEVTDTMNLLPRGLQSSRRG; from the exons ATGCAGGGAAATGAAGAGAAGAACTGTAGGAATAAAGTAGTTGATGAGACAAATAAAAGTATAAGAAAGGAAGTTGAAAATACTAGAATGGTTAATGATACACCAAAAGAGCAAGATGATGGGTTCCAAGAAGTTCAAAGAAGGAAGAATGACAGGAAGAACTCTGGGATAGTCATTAGGGAACCTAATCCGTCAAAGCTTACAAATGAAAATCTGTCTGTG TCAAGAGGAAAAAAAAACAGAGAAAATACAAAATCTCCCACAGTTACTAGCAAGCCAAATATTCAAACAAACATCACTATTTCTGAATCTGATCATCACGAAAGTGAAGATCCAAATGATCAAAAAGATGAGAAACTAAGTACTGAAGAGGAAGATGATACAGACAGCAGTGAAAAGGACTATGAAAGTATGGAAGATAACTCTGATAGTGATGAAGAAGCCGAACAGGAAGCACAAGCCTTAATTCCCAAGCCACCAAAAAATGAATTAAACCAAGCATTTGGAGAAGTTACAGACACCATGAATCTCTTACCAAGAGGCTTGCAATCCTCTAGAAGAGGATGA